A genome region from Triticum aestivum cultivar Chinese Spring chromosome 2B, IWGSC CS RefSeq v2.1, whole genome shotgun sequence includes the following:
- the LOC123040071 gene encoding uncharacterized protein, with translation MPEFVYANLSCILNLDCASAPPPRPFCASAAAYLALHLAAPVAVVVVVWWLWRNLLLLPLPLPLEGFAGGGDGRRLLDQQPPRTHTLVDADGVAVAAAAARGFFQQEAPTRPILLRRRAPHAGADGYFRYPQIRYLEAVPQVRLIDAEFMEEMTRGARHGVGMLRQAAIHYHDPIRRLSNLDGNPSVFQGDPCVLATESTDIVIKLKVATALVCFIWRELNGHSQQLCQEVKEECFSLVAGQSVEKLLEVAHSFSEASWCACHVKEVMTTVDALIDVLYNLQGLPLNRSGEIAVISCKMVINLGGVLDQAASSIDNSEESTIHPATVVFNQVLEFFDSNTDMVHLILATGDCTVDPYSHVFDCWVSKLEEDAKKMCQAEKDREYIILLNNACDVWQMMRRPGAPFSNVELMSRLTCMIQIYRRGYFEECWVPLVQSLLEEDYLKNPRRSSLAEFTQGFVSICDRQMTWKVVPSLKYELRDEIKNLVVTPYKALLHALQENRRGLSLKRLMSRKRSQNEYTAEQLENKIGEFFES, from the exons ATGCCTGAATTTGTGTACGCCAACCTGTCTTGCATTCTGAATCTCGATTgcgcctccgccccgccgccgcgccctttCTGCGCCTCCGCTGCGGCGTACCTTGCCCTCCACCTCGCCGCGCCGgtggccgtcgtcgtcgtcgtctggtGGCTCTGGAGGAACCTCCTGCTtctgcctctgcctctgcctctgGAGGGGTTCGCGGGCGGTGGAGACGGCCGCCGCCTCCTGGACCAGCAGCCGCCCCGCACCCACACCTTGGTGGACGCGGACGGTGTCGCagtcgccgccgcagccgcccgcggCTTCTTCCAACAGGAAGCGCCCACCCGTCCAATCCTCCTCCGTCGTAGGGCGCCCCACGCCGGCGCCGACGGGTACTTCCGGTACCCGCAAATCCGCTACCTCGAAGCAGTTCCTCAAGTCCGCCTCATCGACGCCGAATTCATGGAGGAGATGACGCGGGGGGCGCGTCACGGCGTCGGCATGCTCAGGCAAGCAGCGATCCACTACCACGACCCCATCCGCAG ATTGTCCAATCTCGATGGAAACCCATCAGTTTTCCAGGGAGATCCTTGTGTGTTGGCCACAGAATCAACTGATATTGTTATCAAGCTAAAAGTTGCTACTGCACTTGTCTGTTTCATATGGCGAGAATTGAATGGACACAGTCAGCAATTATGTCAAGAAGTAAAAGAAGAGTGCTTTTCATTGGTTGCTGGGCAATCTGTTGAGAAGCTCCTTGAGGTAGCACATTCATTCAGCGAGGCAAGCTGGTGCGCTTGCCATGTTAAGGAAGTGATGACTACCGTTGACGCACTCATTGATGTCCTGTACAATTTACAGGGCTTACCTTTGAACAGATCTGGTGAGATTGCTGTTATATCGTGTAAGATGGTGATTAATTTAGGCGGAGTACTTGATCAGGCTGCAAGTAGCATCGATAACAGTGAAGAATCTACAATTCATCCAGCAACTGTTGTTTTCAATCAAGTCCTGGAGTTTTTTGACAGCAACACAGATATGGTGCATTTAATACTTGCCACTGGAGATTGCACCGTTGATCCTTACTCTCACGTGTTTGATTGCTGGGTATCGAAGCTGGAGGAAGATGCAAAAAAGATGTGCCAAGCTGAAAAGGACCGAGAATACATAATCCTCTTGAATAATGCATGTGATGTTTGGCAGATGATGCGCCGTCCAGGAGCACCCTTTTCGAATGTAGAACTGATGAGCAGGCTCACTTGTATGATCCAGATATACAGAAGGGGCTACTTTGAGGAATGTTGGGTTCCACTTGTACAGTCATTACTGGAGGAAGATTATCTGAAGAACCCGCGCCGTTCATCCTTGGCTGAATTTACTCAAGGATTTGTCAGTATCTGCGATCGCCAGATGACCTGGAAGGTTGTACCTAGTCTTAAGTACGAACTGCGAGACGAGATAAAGAATCTAGTAGTTACACCATACAAGGCCCTCCTGCATGCACTGCAGGAAAATCGGAGAGGACTTTCATTGAAGCGGTTGATGTCACGAAAGAGGAGTCAGAATGAGTATACTGCTGAGCAGTTGGAAAACAAGATTGGTGAATTTTTTGAAAGCTGA
- the LOC123040072 gene encoding uncharacterized protein: MADYAPPPEDQALELGPREPFYAALYLALALPVGLVAWVPAKARAVARWLSGGRLPAPVADGADPIRGDPPRRNPSLLDLDLAQVAAAAAALCVAIVAGIHPIPSLVQRRADSSDSDSSGGDEEEESGHHSDRHVWYPPIQSLETGDRRLFFPGLTASARQLPDARQGDDQLHRLSDVENPLILTPSTERFSGPCGLTNETTRTWVMRLKITTKLVCLCKRQLHQQNQELAEECFAVVAKQSVEQILEVACSFSDASWSDAHISQQLTVFDALVDVLFNIQGLHFSGSGEVADIINKMVNAFKGVIQRTTNSIRSNKESIIHPATFILIQVLEFFNRNRDMIQSILATRGYNTGQCSDMLDCLVSKLKCAEKSFQKKGQRCIFFLNNINYVLQKNCHSGLLPPNVESNLVSLIDQYIMSYLEEYWVPLLRYLDGDSLRKPRRLSLDKFTGEFFTVCDSQMTRKVQTVLKGRLRQAIVDLIVPKYVNFLRALEENPRSWLDRIGREKPMCTAAELGQVIRGLFER; this comes from the exons ATGGCGGACTACGCCCCTCCCCCGGAGGACCAGGCGCTGGAGCTGGGCCCGAGGGAGCCCTTTTACGCCGCGCTCTACCTCGCGCTCGCTCTGCCCGTAGGCCTCGTTGCCTGGGTTCCCGCCAAGGCCCGCGCCGTCGCCAGGTGGCTATCCGGGGGCCGGCTCCCTGCTCCGGTGGCGGACGGAGCCGATCCGATCCGGGGGGATCCTCCCCGCCGCAATCCGAGCCTCCTCGACCTCGACCTCGCCCAAGTGGCCGCGGCGGCCGCCGCCCTCTGCGTCGCCATCGTCGCCGGGATCCACCCGATCCCCTCTCTCGTGCAGCGCCGAGCGGACTCGTCGGACTCCGactcgagcggcggcgacgaggaggaggagagcggaCACCACAGCGACCGGCACGTCTGGTACCCACCCATACAGTCGTTGGAAACAGGGGATCGCCGTCTCTTCTTCCCCGGCTTGACTGCCTCGGCCCGACAGCTTCCCGACGCTCGGCAAGGCGACGACCAGCTGCACAG ACTGTCAGATGTAGAGAACCCGTTGATCCTCACGCCAAGCACAGAACGGTTTTCAGGTCCGTGTGGGTTGACCAATGAAACAACAAGGACTTGGGTGATGAGGCTCAAAATTACTACCAAACTTGTTTGTTTATGTAAGCGGCAATTACATCAGCAGAATCAGGAATTGGCTGAAGAATGCTTTGCAGTGGTAGCAAAGCAATCTGTAGAGCAGATCCTAGAGGTTGCATGTTCATTCAGTGATGCAAGTTGGTCTGATGCCCACATTTCGCAACAACTGACTGTTTTTGACGCGCTTGTTGATGTCCTATTCAATATACAAGGCCTGCATTTCAGCGGATCTGGTGAGGTTGCTGATATTATTAATAAGATGGTGAATGCTTTCAAAGGAGTAATTCAGAGGACTACAAACAGCATCCGTAGCAACAAAGAATCTATTATTCATCCAGCAACTTTTATTCTCATACAAGTCCTGGAATTTTTCAACCGTAACAGAGATATGATCCAGTCAATACTTGCAACCAGAGGTTACAACACTGGCCAATGCTCTGACATGTTAGATTGTTTGGTATCTAAGCTCAAGTGCGCAGAAAAAAGTTTCCAAAAAAAGGGGCAAAGGTGCATATTCTTTTTGAATAACATAAATTATGTTTTGCAAAAGAATTGCCATTCAGGATTACTCCCTCCCAATGTAGAGAGTAATTTAGTTTCACTGATTGACCAGTACATCATGAGCTACCTTGAGGAATATTGGGTTCCACTCCTGAGATATTTGGATGGGGATTCTCTGAGGAAGCCACGCCGTCTGTCCTTGGATAAATTCACTGGAGAGTTCTTTACTGTCTGTGATAGCCAGATGACTCGGAAGGTTCAGACTGTGCTCAAGGGGAGACTGCGTCAAGCGATAGTGGATTTGATTGTTCCAAAATATGTGAACTTCTTGAGGGCACTAGAGGAAAATCCAAGATCTTGGTTAGACAGGATCGGCCGAGAGAAACCGATGTGTACTGCGGCGGAACTGGGACAGGTGATCAGAGGATTATTTGAAAGATAG